In one window of Campylobacter sp. DNA:
- a CDS encoding bifunctional 2-polyprenyl-6-hydroxyphenol methylase/3-demethylubiquinol 3-O-methyltransferase UbiG, with amino-acid sequence MEKIGEKSDENSWDKKSESYAKFSGEPGSFGKRVFEILRGWGVSFASKSLLDVGAGTGVYSLYLASLGAKVTAIDSSEGMLRELRRSAEEFGISLQNVLNLSFAEFCERLSRDGFADAAGENFKIYPHPQSKISNAQDQEAQALNFKNSASRSRESENFKIPAVFDIAFLTMSPALKSTEDFEAFLALGERKIYLNWASERNSSMLAPLFERFGTGAKRLATAAEKFEALLGARDIKFKSEILTERREQKRSLQEAVQNAAWHLHMDGAEVSEREIEEILKKRAKGGMISDDIEASFKLFYI; translated from the coding sequence GTGGAGAAAATCGGCGAAAAATCAGATGAAAATAGCTGGGACAAAAAGTCCGAAAGTTACGCTAAATTTAGCGGCGAGCCGGGCAGTTTCGGCAAGCGGGTGTTTGAGATACTGCGCGGCTGGGGCGTGAGCTTTGCGAGCAAAAGCCTGCTCGACGTGGGCGCCGGCACGGGGGTTTACTCGCTGTATCTCGCGTCGCTGGGCGCCAAGGTTACGGCGATCGATAGCTCGGAGGGGATGCTGCGCGAGTTAAGGCGCAGCGCGGAGGAGTTTGGCATCAGCTTGCAAAACGTATTAAATTTAAGCTTTGCGGAGTTTTGCGAGCGGCTGAGCCGCGATGGTTTTGCAGACGCGGCGGGCGAAAATTTTAAAATTTATCCGCACCCGCAAAGTAAAATTTCAAACGCGCAAGATCAAGAAGCGCAGGCTTTAAATTTTAAAAATTCTGCGAGTAGAAGCCGCGAGAGCGAAAATTTTAAAATTCCCGCAGTTTTTGACATCGCGTTTCTTACGATGAGCCCTGCGCTAAAAAGCACGGAAGATTTTGAGGCGTTTTTGGCTTTGGGCGAGCGAAAAATTTATCTAAACTGGGCGAGCGAGCGCAATTCATCTATGCTAGCGCCGCTGTTTGAGCGCTTCGGCACAGGAGCTAAAAGGCTTGCTACCGCCGCCGAAAAGTTTGAGGCGCTGCTCGGGGCGCGCGACATCAAGTTTAAAAGCGAAATTTTAACCGAGAGGCGCGAGCAAAAACGCAGTCTGCAAGAAGCGGTACAAAACGCCGCGTGGCACCTGCATATGGACGGCGCGGAGGTCAGCGAGCGCGAGATCGAGGAGATTTTGAAAAAGCGGGCTAAAGGCGGGATGATAAGCGATGATATCGAAGCGAGTTTTAAGCTGTTTTATATTTAG
- a CDS encoding ABC transporter ATP-binding protein translates to MADVTIRNLNFAYEKREILKDINLNYELRDFLAIFGPNGGGKSTLLKLLLGLLRPSSGTIEILGRSPALARAQMGYVPQFIAINKSFPISVLEVVLMGLIDKKIFGFYSKSEREQAMQALGRVGMQDLAGCRISELSGGQRQRVYIARALCAKAKILLLDEPLASIDTMGQVQIYELLKSLNEGGCGIILISHDVQLALNYANRALYVANGSAHTHEIDPGGRAEFLDHLRREHGHFCAVDLALNECCCKEGENG, encoded by the coding sequence ATGGCGGACGTGACGATAAGAAATTTGAACTTTGCTTACGAAAAACGCGAAATTTTAAAAGATATAAACTTAAACTACGAGCTGCGCGATTTTTTAGCGATTTTCGGGCCCAACGGCGGCGGCAAAAGCACCCTTTTAAAGCTGCTTTTGGGGCTGCTGCGACCAAGCTCGGGCACGATCGAAATTTTAGGCAGATCACCCGCGCTTGCCAGAGCGCAAATGGGCTACGTACCGCAGTTTATAGCGATAAACAAAAGCTTTCCCATAAGCGTGCTCGAAGTCGTTTTAATGGGGCTGATAGATAAGAAAATTTTCGGCTTTTACTCTAAATCCGAGCGCGAGCAAGCCATGCAAGCCCTGGGGCGCGTAGGTATGCAAGACCTTGCAGGGTGCCGTATCAGCGAGCTTAGCGGCGGGCAGAGACAGCGCGTTTACATCGCACGGGCGCTGTGTGCGAAGGCTAAAATTTTACTTCTCGATGAGCCGCTAGCGAGCATCGACACGATGGGGCAGGTTCAAATTTACGAGCTTTTAAAATCCCTAAACGAAGGCGGCTGCGGCATAATTCTAATCAGCCACGACGTGCAGCTTGCGCTAAACTACGCAAACCGCGCTCTTTATGTTGCAAACGGCTCGGCGCATACTCATGAGATCGATCCGGGGGGTAGGGCGGAATTTTTAGATCACCTGCGACGCGAGCACGGACACTTCTGCGCCGTCGATCTCGCGCTTAACGAATGCTGCTGCAAGGAGGGCGAAAATGGCTGA
- a CDS encoding metal ABC transporter permease, producing the protein MAEILSYDFMRNALLGGLLVSIVCGVVGSLVVINRMSFIAGGIAHGAYGGIGIALFLGISPVLGASVFALFLGLLIAYVTLRNTERFDAVIGAIWAFGMALGIIFADLTPGYKSDLMSFLFGSILAINHENLIFIGICGAAFVSLTACFYRQFLAISFDKEFALLRGVNTSVFYYVLVVMASLAVVASIQIVGLILVISLMTIPPFIAEKISKSLGSMMAISCALSALFCAAGLILSFKLNLTSGASIILVASVCFFASSIFSKLRA; encoded by the coding sequence ATGGCTGAAATTCTATCCTACGACTTCATGCGAAACGCCCTACTCGGCGGACTTTTGGTCAGTATAGTCTGCGGTGTCGTGGGCTCTTTAGTCGTGATAAATCGCATGAGCTTCATAGCAGGCGGCATCGCGCACGGCGCATACGGCGGCATCGGCATCGCGCTATTTTTAGGTATCTCGCCCGTGCTGGGAGCTAGCGTATTTGCGCTGTTTTTGGGGCTGCTAATCGCCTACGTCACGCTGCGAAACACCGAGCGCTTCGACGCCGTAATAGGCGCGATATGGGCGTTTGGAATGGCGCTTGGGATAATCTTCGCCGATCTCACGCCCGGGTACAAATCCGATCTGATGAGCTTTCTGTTCGGCTCGATCTTAGCGATAAATCATGAAAATTTGATCTTCATCGGCATTTGCGGCGCGGCATTTGTGTCGCTTACGGCGTGCTTTTACAGGCAGTTTTTAGCGATCAGCTTCGATAAGGAATTTGCCCTGCTGCGCGGAGTTAATACGAGCGTCTTTTACTACGTCCTCGTAGTGATGGCGAGCCTCGCGGTGGTCGCGTCGATTCAGATCGTAGGACTAATCTTAGTGATCTCGCTGATGACGATTCCGCCTTTCATCGCCGAAAAAATTTCAAAAAGCCTAGGCTCGATGATGGCGATAAGCTGCGCGCTATCGGCGCTTTTCTGCGCGGCGGGGCTTATTTTGAGCTTTAAGCTCAATCTAACCAGCGGCGCCTCAATAATCCTAGTCGCCTCGGTCTGCTTTTTCGCAAGCTCGATCTTTAGCAAACTTCGCGCCTAA
- a CDS encoding DMT family transporter, whose product MYSLVAPYSALRVKNLERKSALSSAALVLNLKSAQIPNCAENKALNSAKAPTINPCENFARNFKRNFILNFTKNSAHNGANSASSLSRASVVDEPNLSPAKSLADAHTRRSKKNFTGVLANDPDSAHTPQSFSYGAARNPGASRNSNTTQNFNSVKNLNSTQSFGQNSNSAQSRAQNPVPPSRLWDLGLLFVAIVWGCTFVPVQHALHSGDVFSFLFWRFLAASIFTYLACLRFGVKFDRGTIGRGVFCGLMLFCDFSCQTIALDYALSSTVAFILGLNVVIVPFLMLAFFGKKIAASAFGGAATALLGLYFLSGASAVGFGIGERLTLISAFAYALHIVFTGVCARKSNLYGFVIVQFICVCVCALIAAVFTPHAQFEGEIKVLGNLIFSPNFDFVFALVLTSIFATVAAFVIQTMAQNRGVSEIKTVLIFALEPVSAGIMGYAFGEKLSALQIFGAALILAGILLSELGGLLGAKFAKDRACEKADRGD is encoded by the coding sequence GTGTACAGTCTCGTCGCGCCCTATTCCGCCCTGCGCGTCAAAAATCTTGAAAGAAAATCCGCTTTAAGCTCCGCGGCTCTTGTGCTAAATTTAAAGTCCGCGCAAATTCCGAACTGCGCCGAAAATAAAGCTTTAAATTCCGCAAAAGCCCCCACAATAAATCCTTGCGAAAATTTCGCGAGAAATTTCAAACGAAATTTTATATTAAATTTTACGAAAAATTCCGCTCATAACGGCGCAAATAGCGCGAGTTCGCTAAGCCGTGCAAGCGTCGTAGACGAGCCAAATTTAAGCCCCGCAAAAAGCCTTGCTGACGCCCATACGCGACGCTCAAAGAAAAATTTTACTGGGGTTCTTGCAAACGATCCGGACTCCGCTCATACGCCGCAGAGCTTTAGCTATGGCGCCGCGCGAAACCCTGGCGCTTCGCGAAATTCTAATACTACACAGAATTTTAACTCCGTAAAAAATTTAAATTCTACGCAGAGTTTCGGGCAAAATTCTAATTCAGCGCAAAGCCGCGCGCAAAATCCCGTTCCGCCTAGCAGGCTGTGGGATCTGGGGCTGCTTTTCGTAGCGATCGTTTGGGGTTGTACCTTCGTGCCGGTTCAGCACGCGCTGCATAGCGGCGACGTTTTTAGCTTTTTGTTTTGGCGCTTTTTGGCGGCGAGCATTTTTACCTACCTCGCTTGCCTGCGCTTCGGCGTCAAATTTGACCGCGGCACGATAGGGCGGGGCGTGTTTTGCGGGCTGATGCTATTTTGTGATTTTTCGTGCCAGACCATAGCGCTTGATTATGCGCTCTCCTCGACGGTGGCGTTCATTTTGGGGCTAAACGTCGTCATCGTGCCCTTTTTGATGCTTGCGTTTTTCGGCAAAAAGATCGCTGCGAGCGCCTTTGGCGGCGCAGCCACGGCGCTTTTGGGGCTGTATTTTTTAAGCGGAGCAAGCGCGGTGGGATTTGGCATAGGCGAGCGGTTGACGCTGATTTCGGCGTTTGCATACGCGCTTCACATCGTCTTTACCGGCGTCTGCGCGCGCAAAAGCAACCTCTACGGCTTTGTGATCGTGCAGTTTATCTGCGTCTGCGTCTGCGCGCTGATCGCGGCAGTTTTCACTCCGCACGCGCAGTTTGAAGGCGAGATAAAGGTACTTGGAAATTTGATCTTTTCGCCGAACTTCGATTTCGTTTTCGCGCTGGTTTTGACCTCGATCTTTGCCACCGTCGCGGCGTTTGTGATCCAAACGATGGCGCAAAATCGCGGCGTAAGCGAGATAAAAACGGTGCTTATTTTCGCGCTAGAGCCCGTAAGCGCGGGCATTATGGGGTATGCCTTCGGCGAGAAGCTAAGCGCGCTTCAAATTTTCGGCGCGGCGCTGATACTCGCAGGCATCCTGCTTAGCGAGCTAGGCGGGCTTTTAGGCGCGAAGTTTGCTAAAGATCGAGCTTGCGAAAAAGCAGACCGAGGCGACTAG
- a CDS encoding DUF1837 domain-containing protein produces MNLEDFLSVAKKDYNSIFGKVEHLNSINGVDVDLRFKFIQFDPNGDPKINLLIKKLLSYFTHYCFSAQKRRINELPTEQERNEMYREAQKLFRKWKQEEITDKNKPASGEIGEMILWFLMEAVLESPQMVAKMDLKTNRQMESFGSDGIHMKIIDDILNIFFGEAKLYKDVGEAMDSIFESIEKFHKDKMWEHEYNMVTTHFKYLKEGEKQKVFDFISGKIQSQDIKINHACLVGYDWSEYKKLDDQTRRQEFIDTFKTKYQEDTIRLARLIQSRFEKFSKKQFHFEVFFLPVKSVQELRDKFNEEL; encoded by the coding sequence ATGAATTTGGAAGACTTTTTATCTGTGGCTAAAAAAGATTACAATAGTATTTTTGGCAAAGTTGAACATTTAAATAGTATCAATGGAGTAGATGTGGATCTCAGATTTAAATTTATCCAATTTGATCCAAATGGGGATCCAAAAATTAATTTACTAATAAAAAAATTATTAAGTTATTTTACTCATTACTGTTTTTCTGCACAAAAGCGAAGAATAAACGAGTTGCCAACGGAACAAGAAAGAAATGAAATGTATCGTGAAGCTCAAAAGCTTTTTAGAAAATGGAAACAAGAAGAGATTACAGATAAAAATAAGCCTGCATCTGGAGAAATAGGAGAAATGATATTATGGTTTTTAATGGAAGCCGTATTGGAATCACCTCAAATGGTCGCAAAAATGGATCTAAAAACAAATAGACAGATGGAATCTTTTGGTTCTGATGGTATTCATATGAAGATAATTGATGATATTTTAAATATATTTTTTGGAGAAGCAAAACTCTATAAGGATGTTGGAGAAGCTATGGATAGTATTTTTGAAAGTATTGAAAAATTCCACAAAGATAAAATGTGGGAGCATGAATACAATATGGTGACTACTCATTTTAAATACCTAAAAGAAGGCGAAAAGCAAAAAGTTTTTGATTTTATAAGTGGCAAAATACAAAGCCAAGATATAAAAATAAATCATGCCTGTTTAGTTGGATATGATTGGAGTGAATACAAAAAGCTTGATGATCAAACCAGAAGACAAGAATTTATTGATACATTTAAAACTAAATACCAAGAAGATACCATTAGGCTGGCGAGATTAATACAGTCGCGGTTTGAGAAGTTTTCAAAAAAGCAATTTCATTTTGAGGTTTTCTTTTTGCCAGTTAAAAGCGTACAAGAATTAAGAGATAAATTTAACGAGGAGCTTTGA
- a CDS encoding DEAD/DEAH box helicase: protein MNDLIEKLIRYDIINYLSALNIRQDNSLEQFSEEEILQLCKYASLLALSDKNDEQMLSYEISTKLFINFYEKYPALYSIVFSILSRLGNFPNRDLLKKYKPSEEFQPQSLLIDLERMAREQENQLILQNNEQIFLTDFQKRFFDVLTDRHFFSVSAPTSAGKSFIFTLAIVKRLLKNPNEVIVLIVPTRALIKELSEKIIKKLKHYNLFGKVDVRILPILEDKTNDKGRVYVLTQERLSTLLEENIKINTCFIDEAQEIQNNRGVVLQNTIELLIKRNHDINLFFASPLIKNPEYFNKLFKQKFDNEYFIENISPVGQNILLLSEIKNKTNSVFIENIDFNSQRKNLGEFKLDFKFRKNEKIISLAEQICREDELTLIYCNDPSEAEKRALSLTKKINDTDTDDDEIVGLINFIKEDIHKDYSIIQCLKKGIAYHYGYMPSSIRAEIERLANIGKLRFVFCTSTLLQGVNLPAKNIIISRPNKGKNQPMNRADFLNLIGRAGRLLYEFQGNIWCIEPNQWELKSFEGNKLQEIEAYFETSLLTKTDEIIEIAKDQNNDSNEVAVFGKFYLDFIVNEQNIDKFKEYKNYEKIQNLFDISKLITHQLPDNIIRKHYSIHPTRLQKMYVYFKENSSNDLNEFIPKKAYQKHTNDNLKLIFKLIDSMLFNKGDKNKQYELFSFIASSWIHDKPISQIILERNKYTKENINSTIREVLKIIEEQIRYKYVIAAHAYLDILKLVLLERDKDSDVDLIPNLPLYLECGTSDKTILSLISLGLSRLTSIKLKMSRQFYCDEPTVTNCFYALQKIDIKKLNIPEVCKHEIMGLIL, encoded by the coding sequence ATGAATGATTTAATTGAAAAACTCATTAGGTATGATATTATAAATTATTTATCAGCTCTAAACATTAGACAGGATAATAGTTTGGAGCAATTTAGCGAAGAAGAAATTCTGCAGTTGTGTAAGTATGCTTCTTTGTTGGCATTATCTGATAAGAATGATGAACAAATGCTTTCATATGAAATTTCTACAAAACTATTTATTAATTTTTATGAAAAATATCCGGCTTTATATTCTATTGTTTTTAGTATTCTCTCGAGGTTGGGTAATTTTCCCAATAGGGATTTATTAAAAAAATATAAACCTTCTGAAGAATTTCAACCGCAAAGTCTCTTAATCGATCTAGAAAGAATGGCAAGAGAACAAGAAAATCAACTCATATTGCAAAATAACGAGCAAATTTTTTTAACAGACTTTCAAAAGCGATTTTTTGACGTATTGACTGATAGGCATTTCTTTAGTGTGTCTGCTCCAACATCTGCGGGCAAATCATTTATTTTTACTCTAGCAATAGTAAAAAGACTACTTAAAAATCCTAATGAGGTGATTGTTTTAATTGTTCCAACCAGAGCATTAATTAAAGAATTGAGTGAAAAAATAATAAAAAAATTAAAACATTATAATCTATTTGGAAAAGTTGATGTCAGAATTTTGCCTATTTTAGAAGATAAAACAAATGATAAAGGCAGAGTATATGTGCTTACTCAAGAAAGGTTGAGCACTTTATTGGAAGAAAATATAAAAATTAATACATGCTTTATAGATGAAGCGCAAGAAATACAGAATAATAGGGGTGTGGTGCTGCAAAATACAATTGAGCTTTTAATCAAAAGAAACCATGATATAAATTTATTTTTCGCTAGCCCATTAATTAAAAACCCTGAGTATTTTAATAAATTGTTCAAGCAAAAATTTGATAATGAGTATTTCATAGAAAATATATCACCCGTTGGACAAAATATTTTATTGTTAAGCGAAATCAAAAATAAAACAAACAGCGTATTTATTGAAAATATAGATTTTAACTCGCAAAGAAAAAATTTAGGCGAATTTAAATTAGATTTTAAATTTAGAAAAAATGAAAAAATAATTTCTCTTGCCGAACAAATCTGTAGAGAAGATGAACTTACATTGATATATTGTAATGATCCAAGTGAGGCTGAAAAAAGAGCTTTATCGCTAACGAAAAAAATAAACGATACTGATACTGATGATGATGAAATCGTTGGTTTAATAAATTTCATAAAAGAAGATATACATAAGGATTACTCAATAATTCAATGTCTTAAAAAAGGAATCGCCTACCATTATGGCTATATGCCATCTTCAATTAGGGCAGAGATTGAACGTCTTGCTAATATTGGGAAATTGAGGTTTGTATTTTGTACTAGTACTTTGTTACAGGGCGTCAATTTGCCTGCAAAAAATATTATAATATCACGCCCCAATAAAGGCAAAAACCAACCTATGAATCGAGCTGATTTTCTAAACTTAATTGGAAGGGCCGGGAGGCTTTTATATGAATTTCAAGGAAATATTTGGTGTATAGAGCCAAATCAGTGGGAGTTAAAAAGCTTTGAAGGTAATAAGCTCCAAGAAATAGAAGCTTATTTTGAAACTTCCTTATTAACAAAAACTGATGAAATTATAGAAATTGCCAAAGATCAGAATAATGATAGTAATGAAGTTGCTGTTTTTGGAAAATTTTATTTAGATTTTATTGTTAATGAACAAAATATTGATAAATTTAAAGAGTATAAAAATTATGAAAAAATTCAAAATTTATTTGATATTTCCAAACTAATTACACATCAATTGCCAGATAATATTATAAGAAAGCATTATTCAATCCATCCTACAAGATTACAAAAGATGTATGTGTATTTTAAGGAAAATAGTAGTAATGATTTAAATGAATTTATTCCTAAAAAAGCCTATCAAAAACATACAAATGATAATTTAAAATTAATTTTCAAGCTTATAGATTCAATGCTGTTCAACAAAGGGGATAAAAATAAACAATATGAACTTTTTAGTTTTATTGCCTCATCTTGGATACATGATAAGCCGATAAGTCAAATTATATTAGAAAGAAACAAATATACAAAAGAAAACATTAATTCTACTATAAGAGAAGTTCTTAAAATAATAGAAGAACAGATCAGGTATAAATATGTTATTGCGGCACATGCATATTTAGATATATTGAAACTAGTACTTTTAGAAAGAGATAAAGATTCTGATGTTGATTTGATTCCAAATTTACCATTATATCTAGAGTGCGGCACATCAGATAAAACTATCTTGAGTCTTATTTCGCTAGGATTATCTAGACTTACTAGTATTAAATTAAAAATGTCGAGGCAATTCTATTGTGACGAACCAACGGTTACTAATTGTTTTTATGCTCTTCAAAAAATTGATATCAAAAAGCTTAATATACCAGAAGTTTGCAAGCATGAAATTATGGGATTGATTTTGTGA